One window from the genome of Clupea harengus chromosome 19, Ch_v2.0.2, whole genome shotgun sequence encodes:
- the gtf2h4 gene encoding general transcription factor IIH subunit 4, translating into MGGKAWSDEGSSMGPDRHARDVESLDRYAMERWEVILHFMVGSPSAAVSQDLAQLLSQAGLMRSEVGDAPCITSSGFQFLLLDTASQLWYLTLQYLNTAQTRGMDLVEILSFLFQLSFSTLGRDYSVEGMSESLLTFLQHLREFGLVFQRKRKSRRYYPTRLAITLSAGVTTTNLSLTPMSGIGPTPGTGDSGFIIVETNYRLYAYTNSELQIALVALFSEMLYRFPDVVVATVTRESVQQAIANGITAQQIIHFLRTRAHPVMVKQTPVLPSTITDQIRLWELERDRLQFTEGVLYNQFLSQADFEVLRDRAQGLGVLVWQNPANRVMVVSPNGHSEVKKFWKRQKSHT; encoded by the exons ATGGG TGGTAAAGCCTGGTCAGATGAGGGCAGTAGCATGGGCCCTGACCGTCATGCACGTGATGTGGAGAGTCTGGACCGCTACGCCATGGAGCGCTGGGAGGTCATTCTACACTTCATGGTGGGCTCCCCCAGTGCTGCCGTCAGCCAAGACCTCGCCCAGCTACTCTCCCAGGCTGGACTTATGAGGAG TGAGGTGGGTGACGCTCCCTGTATCACATCCTCTGGCTTCCAGTTCCTGCTGCTGGACACGGCATCCCAGCTTTGGTACCTCACCCTGCAGTACCTCAACACTGCCCAG ACTAGAGGAATGGACCTAGTGGAGATTCTGTCCTTCCTGTTCCAGCTTAGTTTCTCCACCTTAGGACGG GATTACTCCGTGGAGGGCATGAGTGAGTCTCTGCTCACTTTCCTGCAGCACCTGCGCGAGTTTGGCCTCGTCTTCCAGAGGAAG AGGAAGTCCAGGAGGTACTACCCGACGCGTTTGGCCATCACCCTGTCTGCTGGTGTCACCACCACCAACCTCTCCCTTACACCTATGTCGGGTATTGGGCCTACTCCTGGCACGGGAGATTCTGGCTTCATAATTGTGGAAACCAACTATCGCCTCTACGCTTACACAA actctGAGCTGCAGATTGCTCTGGTGGCCCTGTTCAGTGAGATGCTCTATAGGTTTCCTGATGTGGTGGTGGCGACGGTCACCAGGGAGTCGGTGCAGCAGGCCATCGCCAACGGCATCACTGCACAGCAG ATCATACACTTTCTGCGGACCAGAGCACACCCGGTCATGGTGAAACAG ACTCCAGTCCTCCCATCCACCATCACAGATCAAATCAGACTGTGGGAACTTGAAAGGGACCGGCTGCAGTtcacagaag GAGTGCTGTATAATCAGTTCCTTTCCCAGGCGGACTTTGAGGTGCTTCGAGACAGAGCTCAG GGATTGGGGGTGTTGGTGTGGCAGAACCCTGCCAACAGAGTTATGGTGGTGTCGCCCAATGGGCACAGCGAGGTGAAGAAATTctggaagagacagaaaagtCATACTTAA
- the LOC116225080 gene encoding tumor necrosis factor-like: protein MAQDWKSADLELCLERAEPVEGMRKMGTSRPSTGWKICLSLLAIGLCAAAAICFTDQKRDITEGSENLRRPLRQISDTQTAIHLEGLFNHTFSKTTVEWRDHQDQSFHKGALKLVKNEIVIPKKGIYFVYSQVSFRINCQVSPDQAQPLETVQLSHMVMRASRAFDDHQPLLNTKRSGCKQFISEEDSGKRWYSAINLGAVFSLEEGDRLSTRTEPHAELPSVEGDSGKSFFGVFAL, encoded by the exons ATGGCCCAGGACTGGAAGAGCGCTGATCTGGAGCTTTGTCTGGAGCGAGCTGAACCCGTGGAGGGGATGAGGAAGATGGGCACCTCACGGCCATCAACGGGCTGGAAGATTTGTTTGTCTCTACTGGCGATAGgactgtgtgctgctgctgctatctGCTTCACAGATCAG AAACGAGACATCACAGAGGGAAGTGAAA ATCTGAGACGCCCTCTGAGACAAATCTCAGACACCCAAACAGCCATTCATTTGGAAG GGCTGTTCAACCACACCTTCTCCAAAACTACTGTGGAATGGAGAGACCACCAGGACCAGTCTTTTCACAAGGGGGCGCTGAAACTGGTCAAGAATGAGATCGTCATCCCCAAAAAGGGCATATACTTTGTCTACAGCCAGGTGTCCTTCCGCATCAACTGCCAGGTTAGCCCAGACCAGGCCCAGCCGCTGGAGACAGTCCAACTGAGCCACATGGTCATGCGCGCGTCCCGTGCGTTCGACGACCACCAGCCGCTGCTGAATACGAAACGCTCCGGCTGCAAGCAATTCATTTCCGAGGAGGACAGTGGGAAGCGCTGGTACAGTGCCATCAACCTGGGAGCCGTTTTCAGCCTGGAGGAAGGCGATCGGTTGAGCACCCGCACGGAGCCCCATGCTGAGCTGCCCAGCGTGGAGGGAGACAGTGGGAAGTCCTTCTTTGGAGTGTTTGCTCTCTGA
- the vars2 gene encoding valine--tRNA ligase, mitochondrial, with the protein MCPSDTDVLDTWFSSGLFPFAMLGWPQQTSDLEQFYPNSMLETGSDLIFFWVARMVMLGTELTGQLPFKRVLLHSLVRDKYGRKMSKSLGNVIDPVDVIHGISLERLQEKVQEGNLDPRESAVAMEAQRKDFPQGIPECGTDALRFALCSYRTQGEDISMSVSQVLGCRHFCNKMWQTVRFALGVLQDSNEPVIPLDQTSPVSSIDRWICSRLLSTVRQCEEGFHGYELHAVTAALHSFWLHSLCDVYLECIKPVLSPLDTEDDAGKVTEMERRTARSLLYHCICMSLTLLNPIMPFITEELWQRLNSYNLQADHLVTSLCVQPYPQSSQLANWDFPQEEADFELAQEVIRVARSLRAQCHMTKERPDLWVVCTPAQAQTLLPFSAAVETLGRISGLHFHCPPQKGVTAPPTSAPPPSEGCAVGVVNHTCQLHLDVQRHVGVDRQVASLLERKGRVLPKLDKLIDRTSMPGFVEKVPERVRLDTEQRILALKQELKNIEEQLLALKRMKQSE; encoded by the exons ATGTGCCCTTCAGATACGGATGTTCTGGACACCTGGTTCTCCTCAGGTCTCTTCCCCTTTGCCATGCTGGGCTGGCCACAGCAG ACCTCAGACTTGGAGCAGTTCTACCCCAACTCTATGCTggagacaggaagtgacctcaTCTTCTTCTGGGTGGCGAGGATGGTGATGCTGGGCACAGAACTGACCGGCCAGTTGCCTTTTaaacgg GTATTACTTCATTCCCTGGTGAGAGACAAGTATGGCAGGAAGATGAGCAAATCCTTGGGTAACGTCATTGACCCGGTTGATGTCATTCATGGAATTTCACTCGAG cgGCTGCAGGAGAAGGTGCAGGAGGGGAACCTGGACCCAAGAGAGAGTGCCGTTGCCATGGAAGCACAG aggaaAGACTTCCCTCAGGGGATCCCTGAGTGTGGCACTGATGCCCTGCGTTTCGCTCTCTGCTCCTACAGGACTCAAG GTGAAGACATCAGTATGTCTGTGTCCCAGGTGCTCGGCTGTAGGCACTTCTGTAATAAGATGTGGCAGACAGTGCGCTTCGCTCTGGGAGTCCTGCAGGACAGCAACGAGCCGGTCATACCTCTGGACCAG acatcTCCTGTCTCTAGTATAGACCGCTGGATCTGCTCacgactgctcagcacagtgcGGCAGTGCGAAGAGGGTTTCCATGGTTACGAACTGCACGCTGTCACTGCTGCCCTGCACTCGTTCTGGCTGCACAGCCTCTGTGATGTCTATCTG GAGTGCATTAAGCCAGTCTTGAGCCCACTAGACACAGAGGACGATGCTGGGAAggtgacagagatggagaggcgtACAGCGCGCTCGCTCCTCTATCACTGCATCTGCATGTCTCTTACCCTCCTCAATCCCATCATGCCGTTCATCACAGAGGAGCTCTGGCAGAGGCTTAACTCATACAATCTCCAGGCCGACCACCTCGTcactagtctgtgtgtgcagccctACCCTCAGTCTTCTCAGCTG GCCAACTGGGATTTCCCTCAAGAGGAAGCAGACTTTGAATTGGCACAGGAAGTGATCCGTGTGGCAAGGTCACTTAGGGCCCAGTGTCACATGACCAAAGAGAGGCCTGACT tgtgGGTAGTATGCACTCCAGCTCAGGCTCAGACCCTGCTGCCgttctctgctgctgttgagacACTGGGCCGCATCTCCGGCTTGCACTTTCACTGCCCACCCCAGAAGGGCGTCACAGCCCCACCCACATCTGCCCCACCCCCTTCTGAGGGTTGTGCTGTGGGTGTGGTTAACCACACCTGCCAACTGCATTTGGATGTACAG CGTCATGTCGGAGTTGACAGGCAGGTGGCATCACTGTTGGAACGCAAGGGCCGTGTGCTTCCCAAGCTGGATAAATTGATTGATCGCACCTCAATGCCCGGCTTTGTGGAGAAGGTTCCTGAACGTGTGAGGCTGGACACAGAGCAGAGG ATCTTGGCCTTGAAGCAGGAGTTGAAGAATATTGAGGAGCAACTTCTAGCACTGAAACGGATGAAGCAAAGCGAGTAA